A segment of the candidate division WOR-3 bacterium genome:
CATTATCAAAATAACTAAACATAAATTCCCATATGCTTCCTATAACTTTATACTCTTTTCCTTTAATAATAACATGATTACAAACTTCTTTTTTAAATTTAAACTGCTCAAACAAAGAAAAGCTTTCAATATTAGTTTTATAAAATTCGCTATATTTTTTAAACAAATTTTCCTCTAATTGCTTAACAAAAGCTTCAAAAGAAAAAATAGAACGCCAATAAGCATATCTTTTCTTTCTAAATTCTTTTGGTATATTATATTTTTCATAATTTTTTTCAGGAATTCTAATAACAATTGGAGTTGCAGAAATTAGCTTACAAGCTTTTTTCAATTTTGTTTTTATTATCAAAATATTTTCTATTTCAAAAAGCATTTCACCAATATTAATTGCTTTTTTATTATCTGATAAATTTTTTAATTTTTCCTCTAAAA
Coding sequences within it:
- the cas6 gene encoding CRISPR-associated endoribonuclease Cas6, whose product is MRLLLNLKALNDCQYDLKYFHKLQGFIYSLLKGTQYDILHDKKGYKFFCFSNVFPIGEIKAGNKRNLLISSPDKFFIKILEEKLKNLSDNKKAINIGEMLFEIENILIIKTKLKKACKLISATPIVIRIPEKNYEKYNIPKEFRKKRYAYWRSIFSFEAFVKQLEENLFKKYSEFYKTNIESFSLFEQFKFKKEVCNHVIIKGKEYKVIGSIWEFMFSYFDNEQKKILEFGIDCGFGERNSLGFGFMNVMLAG